One window of the Methanocaldococcus vulcanius M7 genome contains the following:
- the argH gene encoding argininosuccinate lyase has translation MNILRRGRLGNSIKEDVARYTTSLSFDKEIFEADILCDIAHVIMLYEQGIIKKEDAKKIIDGLKEIYKKGMENLNLDPSLDDIHMVIESELIKKLGEDVAGRMHTGRSRNDEVATDLRLALREKVLIITKSLIDMLKNILNLAEEHKETLTIGYTHLQHAQPTTFAHHLLSYISAIERDILRLLDTYKRINISPLGCGAMATTGFKIDRERTKDLLGFDALIENSMDGVSARDFILEVMADLSILGTNLSKICEELVLFSTYEFGTIEIANEFCSTSSIMPQKKNPDVAEIARAKLSTLNGNLITALTILKALPNTYNRDLQEISPHLWNSVYTTIDTIKMINGMIKTIKVNEERMKELSNANYSTATELADTLVRETGIPFRTAHGIVGEVVRRSIEEKKDMIEVIYDVLEKYNLKVDEEKIRKALDPYENVKMRDVVGGPAPKEVEKRIKAFKERLDRYEKEVDEKLQKINKVKETLLNYEI, from the coding sequence ATGAACATTCTAAGACGAGGAAGATTAGGAAATTCAATAAAAGAAGATGTAGCAAGATATACAACAAGTTTAAGCTTTGATAAAGAAATTTTTGAGGCAGACATTTTGTGTGATATAGCCCACGTGATAATGCTCTATGAACAGGGGATAATAAAAAAAGAAGACGCAAAAAAGATTATTGATGGTTTAAAAGAAATCTATAAAAAAGGAATGGAAAATCTAAACTTAGATCCCTCTCTGGACGATATACACATGGTTATTGAAAGTGAGTTAATTAAAAAACTTGGAGAAGATGTAGCTGGAAGAATGCATACTGGAAGAAGTAGGAACGATGAAGTAGCAACAGATCTACGGCTTGCTTTGAGAGAGAAGGTTCTAATAATTACTAAATCATTAATAGATATGTTAAAGAATATTTTAAATTTAGCTGAGGAACATAAAGAGACATTAACAATTGGATACACACATTTACAGCACGCTCAGCCAACAACTTTCGCTCATCATCTATTAAGCTATATTTCAGCAATTGAAAGGGATATTTTAAGGTTGTTAGATACCTACAAAAGAATAAATATCTCTCCATTAGGTTGTGGGGCAATGGCAACGACTGGATTTAAAATAGATAGAGAGAGAACTAAGGACTTGTTGGGCTTTGATGCTTTAATAGAAAACTCAATGGACGGTGTTTCAGCAAGGGACTTTATATTGGAAGTTATGGCTGACTTATCAATATTAGGAACAAACTTATCAAAAATTTGTGAGGAGTTAGTTCTCTTCTCAACTTACGAGTTTGGAACTATTGAAATTGCTAATGAGTTCTGTTCAACCTCTTCCATAATGCCTCAAAAGAAAAACCCTGATGTGGCAGAGATAGCAAGGGCTAAGCTATCCACGTTAAATGGGAATTTGATAACTGCTCTGACCATTTTAAAAGCCCTTCCTAACACTTACAACAGAGATCTGCAAGAGATAAGTCCACATTTATGGAATAGTGTTTATACAACAATAGACACAATAAAAATGATAAACGGGATGATAAAAACAATAAAAGTTAATGAGGAGAGAATGAAAGAATTATCTAACGCAAATTACTCAACAGCAACAGAGTTAGCTGATACATTAGTTAGAGAAACAGGAATTCCATTTAGAACAGCACACGGCATCGTTGGAGAAGTTGTTAGAAGAAGTATAGAAGAAAAAAAGGATATGATTGAAGTTATCTATGATGTTTTAGAGAAATATAATTTAAAAGTTGATGAGGAAAAAATAAGAAAGGCATTAGATCCTTATGAAAACGTTAAAATGAGGGATGTTGTTGGAGGACCTGCTCCGAAGGAAGTAGAGAAAAGGATAAAGGCATTTAAAGAGAGGTTAGACAGATATGAAAAAGAGGTTGATGAGAAATTGCAGAAAATAAATAAGGTTAAAGAAACACTCTTAAATTATGAGATCTAA
- a CDS encoding PQQ-binding-like beta-propeller repeat protein translates to MEFIFKNSIKIFLILLVLLVVSAKITPEWLVDCNYYGGVLSATPDLSCIVVGSNEGISDCWGIYFYNRNGTLMGYYNFSNFGHIDDLKISSDGKYIITAVKSTYKFGIRREYVCVFNNKGDLLKKYRIDIGNAKLSISSGGKYILVGVGRHACLLDRNKGVLWNYEAEDTISSVDTAKNGRYFVVGSRDGNIYFFNRSGLLWKYQTDGCVESVSINSNMGFICAGGDDWELYLLNYSGNLIKKKHLKYIPLYVKLTNSGNVIVECGEILLCLNKNLTPLWRYEIDAYEGMDIAITPDGKYIAFYDDDTSCSYISEKVGLYMINGSNGKVLWEYPSKYFSGEVEISSDGRYVVALSYKKLYLFDNQKCIENFSPEMRDNGEEKIVIEYGGIVIAVLLTILIIVVYSMGRK, encoded by the coding sequence ATGGAGTTTATTTTCAAGAATTCTATAAAAATTTTTTTAATTTTGTTAGTATTGTTGGTTGTTTCTGCAAAAATAACGCCTGAATGGTTGGTTGATTGTAATTACTATGGAGGAGTTTTATCTGCAACTCCTGATTTGAGTTGTATTGTTGTCGGTTCAAATGAGGGGATTTCTGATTGTTGGGGAATCTACTTTTATAACAGAAATGGAACATTGATGGGGTATTATAATTTTTCCAATTTTGGACATATTGACGATCTAAAAATATCGAGTGATGGAAAATATATCATTACAGCAGTTAAATCCACATATAAATTTGGGATAAGGAGAGAATATGTTTGTGTTTTCAATAATAAAGGAGATCTTTTGAAAAAATATAGAATTGATATAGGAAATGCAAAACTCTCTATATCTTCTGGTGGAAAATACATCCTTGTTGGCGTTGGAAGGCATGCATGTTTATTAGATAGAAATAAAGGCGTTTTATGGAACTATGAAGCAGAGGACACTATAAGTTCTGTTGATACTGCAAAAAATGGAAGATATTTTGTTGTTGGTAGTAGAGATGGAAATATTTACTTTTTCAATAGATCTGGTTTGCTGTGGAAGTATCAAACAGATGGATGTGTTGAATCGGTGTCGATAAACTCAAACATGGGATTTATATGTGCTGGAGGGGATGATTGGGAATTATATTTATTAAATTACTCAGGAAATTTAATAAAAAAGAAACATTTAAAATATATCCCCCTATATGTGAAATTAACGAATAGTGGTAATGTAATCGTTGAATGTGGGGAGATTTTGCTTTGTTTGAATAAAAATTTAACTCCTCTGTGGAGATATGAAATTGATGCATACGAAGGAATGGATATTGCAATAACTCCTGATGGCAAGTATATTGCTTTTTATGATGACGATACGAGTTGTTCCTACATATCTGAAAAAGTAGGACTTTATATGATAAATGGTAGCAATGGAAAGGTTTTATGGGAGTATCCATCTAAATATTTTAGTGGGGAGGTAGAAATATCTTCTGATGGAAGGTATGTTGTTGCTTTATCTTATAAAAAGCTCTATCTATTTGATAATCAAAAATGTATAGAAAATTTCTCTCCTGAAATGCGAGATAATGGAGAAGAAAAGATTGTTATAGAATATGGGGGGATTGTGATTGCAGTGTTGTTAACAATATTGATTATTGTTGTATATTCAATGGGCAGAAAATAA
- a CDS encoding metal-dependent hydrolase — translation MNWKGHTILGIIFGLPFISSPEQIFLVLAGALYPDLDHDVKEDIVKRGLLISGGIVFINILLYFFDKKLFNIELFILGVSVFLIYLIPYFSEHRGLTHTFWSLIFVSSILGYLSYKLSFISSVFAGLISLLMVTNEALLGRIMMYAIFAWAVLDILNLKLGVSGLYHYILPVAFGYLSHIFGDTMTPAGVRAFYPVSNYKMKKKEGYLILILWILAVLYFWRGMILSII, via the coding sequence ATGAATTGGAAGGGACATACAATCTTAGGGATAATATTCGGATTGCCGTTCATCTCTTCTCCAGAACAGATATTTTTAGTTTTAGCTGGAGCTTTGTATCCTGATTTAGATCATGATGTTAAAGAGGATATTGTTAAAAGAGGGCTTTTAATATCTGGAGGAATTGTTTTTATAAACATTTTACTTTATTTTTTTGATAAAAAGTTGTTTAATATAGAATTGTTTATTTTAGGAGTTTCAGTTTTTTTGATATATCTAATTCCATATTTTTCGGAGCATAGGGGTTTAACTCATACGTTTTGGTCTCTGATATTTGTATCATCTATTTTAGGATATTTATCTTACAAACTCTCATTTATCTCATCAGTTTTTGCTGGACTTATTTCTTTATTGATGGTTACAAATGAAGCACTTCTTGGAAGGATTATGATGTATGCAATTTTTGCTTGGGCTGTTTTAGATATTTTAAACTTAAAACTTGGAGTTTCTGGACTTTATCACTATATTTTACCTGTTGCTTTTGGATATTTATCTCATATATTTGGAGATACCATGACACCTGCAGGAGTCAGGGCTTTTTATCCAGTATCGAATTACAAAATGAAAAAGAAAGAGGGTTATTTAATTTTAATCCTTTGGATTTTGGCTGTGTTGTATTTTTGGAGGGGGATGATTTTATCTATTATTTAA
- a CDS encoding DUF2283 domain-containing protein encodes MDDILIDFDENEDVVGIEILNASKLFNVDKYDLLKNLIKFEAVVKITKDLITLNIKLCLLRKKKEIIRESVIKD; translated from the coding sequence TTGGATGATATTTTAATTGATTTTGATGAAAATGAAGATGTTGTAGGAATTGAAATTCTTAATGCTTCGAAACTATTTAACGTTGATAAGTATGATTTGCTTAAAAATCTTATTAAATTTGAGGCAGTTGTTAAAATTACTAAGGATTTGATAACTTTAAACATAAAACTATGTCTATTGAGAAAGAAAAAAGAAATTATTAGAGAATCAGTTATTAAGGATTAA
- the hmdC gene encoding 5,10-methenyltetrahydromethanopterin hydrogenase cofactor biosynthesis protein HmdC, whose amino-acid sequence MRDLIKEAVNSLDSALELRKLIIKKLNEGKLKESDIIEVVDAVDDLPLEEIQKLGSNLRTFPMGCDLVEIAVGPCSSSLTLTQFIENCILTDYMGFPIHICSYAVADIAEREGLKPIEVLKMVLNEVDVPIDIDHFGMYGAMRFPKEITHCYGDCYFKGPPFKGCPRDRIHKRLIEKEKEHEDEFEDWIKLASTVCVNVVEEQGGEEHAAPLEEMKIVAETAKKYGKGLEGIFHIGDGHDDLISGIKACIDLDVDVFVVEGAPFNRAKDRLKAFAKSIAVSRILVNGGVVATNGAYEDECRVGLRSGLNTILTGFPLNHHGYMCGYSPKTAKRGNFGLRRVMRIIKEEIRAGNVNASFVDKDIIKAIALGNKFLKGNIYPHNVGGFYLGDAHWAAIKESNLCRKLKVNKTIDDISAEKVGLIGGRYISWAIAEKAEEVYISDADSWVEKATIKILNDADINAYPCNGDDRKALEADKAYITTFIPNIALKILNKLRDGKVELLI is encoded by the coding sequence ATGAGGGATTTGATAAAAGAGGCGGTTAATAGCTTAGATTCAGCATTAGAATTAAGAAAACTGATTATAAAAAAATTAAATGAAGGGAAATTAAAAGAGAGCGATATAATCGAGGTTGTTGATGCAGTTGATGATTTACCCTTGGAAGAAATTCAAAAGTTGGGAAGTAATTTAAGAACATTCCCAATGGGCTGTGATTTGGTTGAGATTGCTGTGGGGCCGTGTTCATCATCTTTAACTTTAACTCAGTTTATTGAAAACTGTATATTAACCGATTATATGGGATTTCCAATTCATATATGCAGTTATGCAGTGGCAGATATTGCTGAAAGAGAGGGATTAAAGCCAATAGAAGTTTTAAAGATGGTTTTAAATGAGGTAGATGTTCCGATAGATATAGACCACTTTGGTATGTATGGGGCTATGAGGTTTCCAAAGGAAATAACTCACTGCTATGGGGATTGTTATTTTAAAGGACCACCGTTTAAGGGCTGTCCAAGAGATAGGATTCATAAAAGGTTGATAGAGAAGGAGAAAGAACATGAAGATGAATTTGAGGACTGGATAAAATTGGCTTCAACTGTCTGTGTAAATGTTGTTGAAGAGCAGGGTGGAGAGGAGCATGCAGCTCCATTAGAGGAGATGAAGATTGTTGCAGAGACAGCCAAAAAATATGGCAAGGGTTTAGAAGGAATTTTTCATATTGGAGATGGACATGATGACTTAATATCAGGCATTAAAGCATGCATTGACTTAGATGTTGATGTGTTCGTTGTTGAAGGGGCTCCATTTAATAGGGCTAAGGATAGGTTGAAGGCATTTGCTAAATCAATAGCTGTCTCAAGGATTTTAGTTAATGGAGGGGTTGTGGCAACAAACGGAGCTTATGAGGATGAATGTAGAGTTGGTTTAAGGAGTGGGCTAAATACAATACTAACGGGCTTTCCATTGAATCATCATGGGTATATGTGTGGCTACTCTCCAAAAACTGCAAAGAGGGGAAACTTTGGTTTAAGAAGAGTTATGAGAATAATTAAAGAGGAAATAAGAGCAGGAAATGTTAATGCAAGTTTTGTAGATAAGGATATAATTAAAGCAATTGCCTTAGGAAACAAGTTTTTAAAAGGAAATATTTATCCTCATAACGTTGGAGGGTTTTATTTGGGAGATGCACACTGGGCAGCTATAAAGGAGAGTAATCTATGTAGAAAATTAAAAGTAAATAAGACAATTGATGATATTTCAGCTGAAAAGGTTGGATTGATTGGAGGAAGGTATATAAGTTGGGCAATTGCTGAAAAGGCGGAGGAGGTTTATATTTCAGATGCTGATAGCTGGGTAGAAAAAGCCACTATTAAGATTTTAAATGATGCTGATATCAATGCATATCCATGCAACGGAGATGATAGAAAGGCATTAGAAGCAGATAAGGCTTATATAACAACCTTTATTCCAAACATTGCTTTGAAAATATTAAATAAGCTTAGAGATGGTAAGGTTGAGCTTTTAATTTAA
- a CDS encoding nucleotidyltransferase domain-containing protein: protein MDFRGDEKIREFINRLKEKFKPYKIILFGSRARGDYLEESDYDLIIVSDYFKGMPFLKV, encoded by the coding sequence TTGGATTTTAGAGGAGATGAAAAAATTAGAGAGTTCATCAATAGATTAAAAGAGAAATTTAAACCATATAAAATAATTTTATTTGGTTCAAGAGCAAGAGGAGATTATTTAGAAGAAAGTGATTATGATTTGATTATAGTTAGTGATTACTTCAAAGGTATGCCATTTTTAAAGGTCTAA
- the hmdB gene encoding 5,10-methenyltetrahydromethanopterin hydrogenase cofactor biosynthesis protein HmdB has protein sequence MVFGKIEEEFKEFLENRRKYNEFIKNGLIDEDEALRLFKIDNWRDYLKLFDIASKVRDYFKREIEITSTIHITNICHVNPKCLYCGFAAGTSKEGYYEPFRLTDEAIKKSAIAIEESGIKRVSCSSAHGYQGKEVIRALKIVKKYTNLEVLVNAGADLTEDSIKELKKYGIDTICCNLETINENLFKKVKPGEELEDRINVCKLVNKYDIELSTGLLIGIGESYEDRVNHLFYLKNELNVGEIPIMGFNPYKGTPMGDHPKCSALEQAKTIAITRLIFPNIRITSPTPTIGAELMQFALLGGASNVATVIPKNHPLNIKGVGNPKTGNLEEVVKMITDLGLNPKLDWERYKRYLEVYKLKK, from the coding sequence ATGGTATTTGGAAAAATTGAAGAAGAGTTTAAAGAATTTTTAGAAAATAGAAGAAAATATAATGAATTTATAAAAAATGGACTTATAGATGAGGATGAAGCATTAAGATTATTTAAAATAGATAATTGGAGGGACTATTTAAAATTATTTGACATTGCCTCAAAAGTTAGGGATTATTTTAAAAGAGAGATTGAGATCACATCAACAATTCACATAACCAACATCTGCCATGTAAATCCTAAATGCTTATATTGTGGTTTTGCTGCTGGAACTTCAAAAGAAGGTTATTATGAGCCGTTTAGATTAACAGATGAAGCGATAAAAAAATCAGCAATAGCCATTGAAGAGAGTGGGATAAAAAGAGTTAGTTGCTCTTCTGCACATGGTTATCAAGGAAAAGAAGTGATAAGAGCTTTAAAGATAGTTAAAAAATACACAAACTTGGAAGTTTTAGTTAATGCCGGGGCTGATTTAACAGAGGACTCAATAAAAGAGCTTAAAAAATATGGAATTGATACAATATGCTGTAATTTAGAAACAATAAATGAAAATCTTTTTAAAAAAGTTAAGCCGGGAGAGGAGTTGGAAGATAGAATAAATGTCTGTAAGTTGGTTAATAAATATGATATTGAGTTATCTACTGGCTTATTGATTGGTATTGGAGAGAGTTATGAGGATAGAGTTAATCACCTATTTTATTTAAAAAATGAGCTAAATGTTGGGGAAATTCCAATAATGGGATTTAATCCTTACAAAGGAACACCAATGGGAGATCATCCAAAATGCTCTGCCTTAGAGCAGGCAAAAACAATCGCTATAACTCGACTAATATTTCCAAATATACGGATTACATCACCAACACCAACGATTGGAGCTGAGTTGATGCAGTTTGCTTTGTTGGGAGGAGCGAGTAATGTAGCAACGGTTATTCCTAAAAATCATCCTTTGAATATAAAAGGAGTAGGAAATCCAAAGACAGGAAATTTAGAGGAAGTTGTTAAGATGATTACTGATTTGGGCTTAAATCCAAAGTTGGACTGGGAAAGGTATAAAAGATATTTAGAGGTTTATAAATTAAAGAAATAA
- the hmd gene encoding 5,10-methenyltetrahydromethanopterin hydrogenase — translation MKIAILGAGCYRTHAAAGITNFMRACEVAKEVGKPEIALTHSSITYGAELLHLVPEVKEVVVADPCFAEEPGLVVIDEFDPKEVMEAHLSGNPESIMPKIREVVKAKAKELPKPPKANIHLVHPEDVGLKITADDKEAVEGADIVITWLPKGNKQPDIIKKFADAIPEGAIVTHACTIPTTKFAKIFKDLGRDDLNITSYHPGCVPEMKGQVYIAEGYASEEAVNKLYEIGKMARGKAFKMPANLIGPVCDMCSAVTATVYAGLLAYRDAVTKILGAPADFAQMMADEALTQIHNLMKEKGIANMEEALDPAALLGTADSMCFGPLAEILPTALKVLEKHKVVEEEGKTKCEVMSQKE, via the coding sequence GTGAAAATAGCAATATTAGGTGCAGGATGTTATAGAACTCACGCAGCAGCAGGAATAACCAACTTTATGAGAGCATGTGAAGTTGCTAAAGAAGTAGGAAAGCCAGAAATTGCTTTAACACACTCCTCCATAACCTATGGAGCAGAGCTTTTACACTTAGTTCCAGAAGTTAAAGAGGTTGTAGTTGCAGATCCATGCTTTGCTGAGGAGCCGGGATTAGTTGTTATCGATGAATTTGATCCAAAAGAAGTTATGGAAGCTCATTTAAGTGGAAACCCAGAAAGTATAATGCCAAAAATCAGAGAAGTTGTTAAAGCAAAAGCAAAAGAGTTGCCAAAACCACCAAAAGCAAACATACACTTAGTTCATCCAGAAGATGTTGGATTAAAGATAACTGCTGACGATAAAGAGGCAGTTGAGGGGGCAGATATTGTTATAACATGGTTACCAAAAGGAAACAAACAGCCAGACATTATTAAGAAATTTGCAGATGCAATTCCAGAAGGGGCTATTGTTACACACGCATGCACAATTCCAACAACAAAATTCGCTAAGATCTTTAAGGACTTAGGAAGAGATGACTTAAACATAACCTCCTACCACCCAGGATGCGTTCCAGAGATGAAGGGGCAGGTTTATATTGCAGAAGGTTATGCAAGTGAAGAGGCAGTTAATAAATTATATGAAATTGGAAAAATGGCAAGAGGAAAAGCATTTAAAATGCCAGCTAACTTGATTGGTCCTGTCTGTGATATGTGTTCAGCTGTTACAGCAACTGTCTATGCTGGTTTATTAGCTTACAGAGATGCAGTTACAAAGATCTTAGGAGCTCCAGCTGACTTCGCTCAAATGATGGCTGATGAGGCATTAACTCAGATACACAACTTAATGAAGGAGAAAGGAATTGCAAATATGGAAGAAGCATTAGATCCAGCTGCTTTATTAGGAACTGCTGATAGTATGTGCTTCGGTCCATTGGCAGAGATCTTACCAACCGCTTTAAAGGTCTTAGAAAAACACAAAGTAGTTGAAGAAGAAGGAAAAACAAAATGTGAAGTAATGTCTCAAAAGGAATAA
- a CDS encoding cyclase family protein, with product MKILDLTQTLTNFPYPGDPELRINEKEMNGFIVSEIRIGSHLSTHVDYPKHVGLENKNILNIFKDGIIKGSCCCISLNNFEEKIPKNCDILLIYTGASKYWGKEEYFKKIPEIPFLNNIIKSNIKCVGIDACTIGGFEEHKKLLSNNILIIENLNENLENLVGKRFYFLGLPLKIYDIDASPIRCVAIL from the coding sequence GTGAAGATTTTAGATCTAACTCAAACTCTAACAAATTTTCCGTATCCTGGAGATCCAGAACTGAGAATTAATGAAAAGGAGATGAATGGATTTATCGTATCTGAAATAAGGATAGGATCTCATCTCTCTACTCATGTGGACTATCCAAAACACGTAGGATTGGAAAATAAGAATATTCTCAATATTTTTAAAGATGGAATTATTAAAGGAAGTTGTTGTTGTATATCTTTAAACAACTTTGAAGAAAAAATTCCAAAAAATTGCGATATTTTACTTATATATACGGGAGCTTCTAAATACTGGGGAAAAGAGGAATATTTCAAAAAGATTCCAGAGATACCATTTTTAAATAACATTATAAAAAGTAATATAAAATGTGTTGGCATAGATGCATGCACAATTGGTGGATTTGAGGAGCATAAAAAACTTTTATCGAATAATATTTTGATCATCGAAAATCTAAATGAAAATTTGGAAAATTTAGTTGGAAAGAGGTTTTATTTTTTAGGATTGCCTTTAAAAATTTATGATATTGATGCATCTCCAATAAGGTGTGTTGCTATTCTATAA
- a CDS encoding Gar1/Naf1 family protein → MKAKILHKTPKGFLIGRGCRDVKIGSVVVFKNKDIGKVIDIFGPVNSPYIKILPFRKNDEIYGTVEIQYRPQKNRKNKIKKHLKAKKESKR, encoded by the coding sequence TTGAAAGCAAAGATTCTACACAAAACTCCAAAAGGATTCCTTATAGGAAGAGGATGTAGAGACGTAAAAATTGGATCAGTTGTTGTTTTTAAAAATAAAGATATTGGGAAAGTTATTGACATTTTTGGACCTGTCAATTCACCATATATAAAGATCTTGCCATTCAGAAAGAACGATGAAATATATGGAACAGTTGAAATCCAATATCGTCCTCAGAAAAATAGGAAAAATAAAATTAAAAAACATCTAAAAGCAAAAAAAGAAAGTAAAAGATAA
- a CDS encoding ATPase, T2SS/T4P/T4SS family, translating to MGLFDKIQKKSERSIKETTTLPKKENFASVISSKETSPSLIPKTETSYSGGILDRYSVNVDEISLEVVIKKDEGYTYYLIPEIEKINTALSKLSKENINLIKMQIGDLGIMEYDQIKNYLVDFSTRYNLNIPYIDSLAKFFYLISGRLGLLEVPINDDRLEEVMVNGYNLPAFVFHRKYQMCETNIVLDRNEVDRIIESIANLVNRPIDSRVPMLDAFLPDGSRVNATTADITMNGATLTIRKFSKNPLTVIDLIHFGTLDIDTASFLWQAVEGYFGAKPANTLIVGGTGSGKTTLLNVLSLFSMYNERIITIEDTPELQIPHKHVIKMVTRPARPGMPDYEVTMDDLIKNALRMRPDRIFVGEVRGEEAHSLLVAMNTGHDGALTYDEPIYLSSEDNIEIGKFVDEVFKNFKEDVVVERNGFFRIDISNKDNYNDIFIKSFNKNTLKIENKRISMVWRKEYIGKLIKIETEEGREITLTHDHPIYICKGKNIFEINAELAQQGDNIYVPKNSNICLDKITKIDIVEYKGYIYDLTVEDNHTYLAGKNGGFAVSNCSGTLHANSADEAILRLTSPPMNVPKIMLTALDFIINQQRIRRGGKTLRRILGIVELVKGGGEGHEFAKTTLYEYNGLKDQLERRGICMWEEEVCEIAGITREELIRDRENRKKVLTYLYNKNIRKLEDVAKYIMSYQTNPEKLLKNIS from the coding sequence GTGGGACTATTTGACAAAATTCAGAAAAAAAGTGAAAGAAGCATAAAAGAAACAACCACTCTTCCAAAAAAAGAAAACTTTGCAAGTGTAATATCTTCAAAAGAAACATCTCCTTCTCTAATTCCAAAAACCGAGACATCATATAGTGGAGGAATATTAGACAGATATTCAGTTAACGTTGATGAAATAAGTTTGGAAGTTGTAATAAAAAAAGATGAAGGGTATACTTACTATCTAATTCCAGAAATAGAGAAGATAAATACTGCATTATCTAAATTATCTAAAGAAAATATAAATCTTATAAAAATGCAAATAGGAGACCTTGGAATAATGGAATATGACCAAATAAAAAACTACTTAGTTGATTTTTCTACAAGGTATAATTTAAACATCCCATATATTGACTCTCTTGCTAAATTCTTTTACCTAATTTCTGGACGACTTGGACTATTAGAAGTGCCGATAAACGACGATAGGTTAGAAGAAGTGATGGTAAACGGATACAACCTTCCTGCTTTTGTGTTTCATCGAAAGTATCAAATGTGTGAAACAAATATTGTTTTAGATAGAAATGAAGTTGACAGAATCATCGAGAGTATTGCAAACTTAGTTAACAGGCCGATCGATTCCAGGGTTCCAATGCTTGATGCCTTCCTCCCAGATGGAAGTAGAGTTAACGCAACAACGGCAGATATAACTATGAATGGAGCCACTTTAACAATAAGAAAATTCTCAAAAAATCCTCTAACTGTTATCGATTTAATACACTTCGGAACATTAGACATAGATACTGCATCATTTTTATGGCAGGCAGTTGAGGGCTATTTTGGAGCTAAGCCAGCAAACACGCTTATTGTTGGAGGAACAGGATCTGGAAAAACAACCTTGCTGAATGTTCTATCACTATTCTCTATGTATAATGAAAGAATAATAACAATAGAAGATACGCCAGAACTACAAATTCCACATAAACATGTTATAAAAATGGTTACAAGGCCTGCAAGGCCGGGAATGCCCGACTATGAAGTTACCATGGATGATCTAATTAAAAACGCTCTAAGAATGAGACCTGATAGAATCTTTGTAGGAGAGGTTAGAGGGGAAGAGGCACACTCTCTATTAGTGGCTATGAACACAGGACACGATGGAGCTTTAACTTATGATGAACCAATATACCTATCCAGTGAAGATAATATAGAGATTGGAAAATTTGTAGATGAAGTTTTTAAAAACTTTAAAGAAGATGTTGTTGTAGAAAGAAACGGATTTTTTAGAATTGACATATCCAATAAGGATAACTATAATGACATCTTTATAAAAAGTTTTAATAAAAATACTCTAAAAATAGAAAATAAAAGAATCTCAATGGTTTGGAGGAAAGAATATATTGGAAAATTAATAAAAATAGAGACAGAAGAGGGAAGAGAGATAACATTAACTCATGACCATCCTATTTATATATGTAAAGGCAAAAATATATTTGAGATCAATGCAGAACTCGCACAGCAAGGAGACAACATCTATGTTCCAAAAAACTCAAATATATGTTTAGATAAAATAACAAAAATAGACATAGTTGAATATAAAGGATACATATACGATCTTACCGTTGAAGATAATCACACATATCTTGCTGGAAAGAACGGTGGCTTTGCTGTTTCTAACTGCTCAGGAACCTTACACGCAAACAGTGCGGATGAAGCAATACTCAGATTAACAAGCCCTCCAATGAACGTGCCGAAGATCATGTTAACTGCACTGGACTTTATTATAAACCAGCAAAGGATAAGAAGAGGAGGAAAAACTTTAAGAAGAATATTGGGAATCGTAGAACTGGTAAAAGGAGGAGGTGAAGGCCACGAATTTGCAAAAACTACACTTTATGAATATAACGGTTTAAAAGATCAACTTGAAAGAAGAGGAATCTGCATGTGGGAAGAAGAGGTCTGCGAAATCGCTGGAATAACCAGAGAAGAGTTGATAAGGGACAGAGAAAATAGAAAAAAGGTATTAACATACCTCTATAACAAAAACATAAGAAAATTAGAAGATGTCGCAAAATATATAATGTCATATCAAACAAATCCTGAAAAACTTCTGAAAAACATCTCATAA